Proteins encoded by one window of Planktothrix tepida PCC 9214:
- a CDS encoding DUF4126 domain-containing protein → MIELLAVLSASAAAGLRIALPLLVIGLLQNDLWSRVPFLSRFSPQVVIGVLVSWSLFEIFASKKLLGQRILQIIQLLFSPFVGAIMGLAIAEATHVEPRLLWIIAIVSGLLALVLQLVQTGLFYRLRGLPVWVILGQDILCVFLVIFAFDAPQQGGLIALLLLWLAIRISKEWYRWYKKQGQLGERNPRRYKREPD, encoded by the coding sequence ATGATTGAACTCCTTGCGGTGCTATCGGCATCGGCGGCGGCAGGATTAAGAATCGCTTTACCCTTGCTGGTCATTGGCTTACTGCAAAATGATTTATGGTCGCGTGTACCCTTTCTGTCTCGATTTTCACCACAGGTTGTTATCGGGGTTCTCGTCAGTTGGTCATTATTTGAAATTTTTGCATCTAAAAAACTACTGGGACAGCGTATTTTACAAATAATACAATTACTATTTAGCCCCTTTGTGGGTGCTATCATGGGTTTAGCGATCGCAGAAGCCACTCATGTTGAACCTCGCTTATTGTGGATTATTGCAATTGTTAGCGGTCTACTGGCTCTGGTTTTACAATTAGTTCAAACTGGATTATTTTATCGTTTACGAGGTTTACCCGTCTGGGTGATTTTAGGGCAAGATATTCTTTGTGTTTTCCTGGTGATTTTTGCCTTTGATGCGCCTCAACAGGGAGGGTTAATTGCCTTATTATTATTGTGGCTTGCCATTCGGATTTCTAAAGAATGGTATCGCTGGTATAAAAAACAAGGTCAACTCGGAGAACGTAACCCCCGACGTTATAAACGGGAACCGGACTGA
- a CDS encoding FAD-dependent oxidoreductase, which yields MPHKFIITLIISLISFYPRLSFALTTPPRLDQKVECDLLIVGGGLAGSAAAYEGLLAGKTVCLTEITDWVGGQISAQGTSALDERPTQRSLLLYPRGYLELREGIKNKYGILNPGACWVSEACFMPEAGNEILLKMLKKAEKKGKGRLHWFPSTVIKDLTIINNKITEAIAIQHQPLPGTPPLNTEPLSQIIDDAYNYKNSQRFNKTIIRFIPKIKADQGADWYIIEATETGEIIGLTNIPHQLGIDPRSPQEPTASSLTADPYCTQGFTYTFAMEATADPQIHEKPSFYEQYAPYYSYELPRLANFNLVYTYRRIHSMKPNKKRSTNPREWPIYPGDISMQNWTWGNDYRPGTSVDNLILTQSQLEATGQLEPGGWKGGLRTETLRKGEENALGFFYWLVEGTTDSQLGEGVKEKHPNYRYLFGLNSPMGTVHGLSKYPYMREGRRIIGRPSYGYKNGFMVSEIDISRNNFRQDWYSDNLTPEEYRLLWLNLGGLDSLPVLSGQETIADIQPRSRATIYADTVGIGHYAIDFHPCLTQSPPETPGNTEREGERRGQGQAYPFQIPLRAMIPQKIDNLLVAGKSIATSHIAAAAYRVHSFEWSVGAAAGTTAAFSLEKQVFPYQLVDNLPYREPLLEELQRLLESNNNPILFPGMSIFNQSWEDWK from the coding sequence ATGCCTCACAAATTTATCATTACTTTAATCATTAGTTTAATTTCGTTTTATCCCCGTTTATCTTTCGCATTAACAACCCCTCCTCGCCTTGATCAAAAAGTAGAATGTGATTTGTTAATTGTTGGGGGAGGACTGGCGGGAAGTGCTGCTGCTTATGAAGGATTACTCGCCGGAAAAACCGTTTGTTTAACGGAAATTACCGACTGGGTAGGGGGTCAAATTTCCGCCCAAGGAACCTCTGCATTAGATGAACGACCAACCCAACGATCTCTTTTATTATATCCTAGAGGGTATTTAGAATTACGAGAGGGAATTAAAAATAAATATGGAATATTGAACCCCGGCGCTTGTTGGGTCAGTGAAGCCTGTTTTATGCCGGAAGCGGGGAATGAAATATTACTAAAAATGCTGAAAAAAGCTGAAAAAAAAGGAAAAGGAAGATTACATTGGTTTCCTTCCACAGTGATTAAAGATCTGACTATTATTAATAACAAAATTACCGAAGCGATCGCTATTCAACATCAACCTTTACCCGGAACACCGCCCTTAAATACAGAACCCTTATCTCAAATAATTGATGATGCTTATAATTATAAAAATTCTCAACGCTTTAATAAAACTATTATTCGATTTATCCCTAAAATAAAAGCTGATCAAGGAGCAGATTGGTATATTATTGAAGCGACAGAAACCGGGGAAATTATTGGTTTAACGAATATTCCTCATCAACTCGGAATTGATCCCCGTTCTCCTCAAGAACCCACTGCATCAAGTTTAACCGCAGATCCCTATTGTACCCAAGGGTTTACCTATACCTTTGCAATGGAAGCAACCGCCGACCCCCAAATTCATGAAAAACCGTCATTCTATGAGCAATATGCTCCTTATTATAGTTATGAATTGCCCCGATTAGCCAATTTTAATTTAGTCTATACTTATCGGCGAATTCATAGTATGAAACCGAATAAAAAACGCTCTACGAATCCCCGTGAATGGCCGATTTATCCAGGGGATATTTCAATGCAAAATTGGACATGGGGCAATGATTATCGACCGGGAACATCGGTGGATAATTTAATCTTAACACAATCCCAATTAGAAGCAACAGGTCAACTCGAACCCGGAGGATGGAAGGGGGGGTTAAGAACAGAAACCTTACGCAAAGGTGAAGAAAATGCTTTAGGGTTTTTCTATTGGTTAGTTGAAGGAACCACAGACTCGCAACTCGGTGAAGGCGTTAAAGAAAAACATCCCAATTATCGATATTTATTCGGCTTAAATTCTCCGATGGGAACCGTTCATGGCTTATCCAAATATCCCTATATGCGAGAAGGGAGACGAATTATCGGTCGTCCTTCCTACGGTTATAAAAATGGATTTATGGTATCAGAAATTGATATTTCTCGAAATAATTTTCGTCAAGATTGGTATAGTGATAATTTAACCCCGGAAGAATATCGTTTACTGTGGTTAAACTTAGGGGGGTTAGATAGTTTACCTGTACTTTCAGGACAAGAAACCATTGCTGATATTCAACCCCGTTCTAGGGCTACAATTTATGCGGATACCGTTGGAATTGGTCATTATGCAATAGATTTTCATCCCTGTTTAACCCAAAGTCCCCCGGAAACTCCAGGGAATACAGAACGAGAGGGAGAACGTCGAGGACAAGGACAAGCTTATCCGTTTCAAATTCCGTTAAGAGCCATGATTCCTCAAAAAATTGATAATCTATTAGTAGCAGGAAAAAGTATCGCCACCAGTCATATTGCGGCGGCGGCTTATCGGGTTCATTCCTTTGAATGGTCAGTAGGTGCGGCGGCGGGAACTACCGCCGCATTTAGCTTAGAAAAACAAGTTTTTCCCTATCAATTAGTGGATAATTTACCTTATCGGGAACCTTTATTAGAGGAGTTACAACGATTATTAGAAAGCAATAATAATCCGATTTTATTCCCCGGAATGTCAATTTTTAATCAATCTTGGGAAGATTGGAAATAA
- a CDS encoding vWA domain-containing protein, translating to MRLEEAVEFAENPEPRCPCVLLLDTSASMQGVPIDALNDGLMTFRNDLIRDELAKKRVEVAIISFDNQVKIVQDFVTADQFEPPVLTAQGQTFMGTAISQALDLIAARKSEYRNNGITYYRPWVFMITDGEPQGETDRVTEQAARRIQEEELKKQVAFFAVGVEGANLDRLAQIVQRTPLKLKGLDFREMFIWLSTSMQTVSHSKVDEQVALPPPGWGTV from the coding sequence ATGAGACTAGAAGAAGCCGTTGAATTTGCAGAAAATCCAGAACCTCGCTGTCCTTGTGTGCTGTTGTTGGATACCTCCGCATCGATGCAAGGGGTTCCCATTGACGCCTTAAACGATGGGCTGATGACCTTTAGAAATGATTTAATTAGAGATGAACTCGCTAAAAAACGAGTGGAAGTGGCAATTATTTCCTTTGATAATCAAGTTAAAATTGTACAGGATTTCGTCACGGCTGATCAGTTTGAACCTCCGGTCTTAACTGCCCAAGGTCAAACCTTTATGGGGACTGCTATTAGTCAAGCGTTAGATTTAATTGCAGCTAGAAAATCAGAATATCGCAATAATGGGATTACCTATTATCGTCCTTGGGTGTTTATGATTACCGATGGTGAACCTCAAGGAGAAACTGACCGGGTGACAGAACAAGCCGCCAGACGCATTCAAGAGGAAGAATTGAAAAAACAGGTGGCATTTTTTGCCGTTGGCGTAGAAGGGGCAAATTTAGATCGGTTGGCTCAAATTGTTCAGAGAACTCCGTTAAAATTGAAGGGGTTAGACTTTCGAGAAATGTTTATTTGGTTATCAACAAGTATGCAAACGGTTTCTCATTCTAAAGTTGATGAACAAGTCGCTTTACCCCCGCCGGGATGGGGAACAGTTTAA
- a CDS encoding PP2C family serine/threonine-protein phosphatase: MNQVCNWQIISASVTGTSHEKQDLPCQDAHGFKQLSPDLIILAVADGAGSAKLADLGANIAVKTALETLEKQINSEDNNTKDIPWQDYLKNALTVAKTALEAESISQEIEVRELATTLIIGIATPKLVAVAQVGDGAIVVEDKAGNIQELTIPTSGEYLNETVFLIAPNAIETAQINLWGGQPKYLATFSDGLQMLALKMPEGKPHHPFFSPLFKFVESITDEIDAKEQLIKFLRSPRVTERTDDDLTLILASFNS; the protein is encoded by the coding sequence ATGAATCAGGTTTGTAATTGGCAAATTATATCGGCATCAGTGACAGGAACCAGTCATGAAAAACAGGATCTCCCTTGTCAAGATGCTCACGGTTTTAAACAGTTATCCCCAGATTTGATAATTCTGGCGGTTGCAGATGGGGCGGGTTCGGCAAAATTAGCAGATTTGGGGGCAAATATTGCTGTAAAAACAGCATTAGAAACCCTAGAAAAACAGATTAATTCTGAGGATAATAATACTAAGGATATCCCTTGGCAAGATTATTTAAAAAATGCCTTAACTGTTGCTAAAACTGCGCTAGAAGCTGAATCTATTAGCCAAGAAATCGAAGTTAGAGAGTTAGCTACTACTTTAATTATAGGTATAGCAACACCGAAATTAGTCGCCGTTGCTCAAGTAGGAGATGGAGCGATTGTTGTGGAAGATAAAGCCGGAAATATTCAGGAATTAACGATTCCCACCAGTGGAGAGTATTTGAATGAAACAGTATTTTTAATTGCTCCCAATGCTATTGAAACAGCACAAATTAACCTCTGGGGAGGACAACCTAAATATTTAGCAACTTTTTCCGATGGGTTACAAATGTTAGCGTTAAAAATGCCTGAAGGAAAACCTCATCATCCTTTCTTTTCTCCTTTGTTTAAATTTGTCGAAAGTATCACAGATGAAATCGATGCCAAAGAACAATTAATTAAATTTTTGCGATCGCCTCGCGTAACCGAACGAACCGATGATGATTTAACCTTAATTTTAGCTAGTTTTAACTCTTAA
- a CDS encoding serine O-acetyltransferase translates to MVNQISSTEPDWEREKLQQWWSPSRQLLKSIRQYQKWKSYGGLLGDLFCGWNVLNYRFWSCVTGADIPLNCQIQGGLLMFHPNGIVVDASATIGPNCSILQEVTIVGNVKMGGHVEIGAGAKIIRPVTIGDHARIGANAVVVCDIPPGATAMGIPAKVIEKPQSLENIT, encoded by the coding sequence ATGGTTAATCAAATTTCTAGTACAGAACCCGATTGGGAACGGGAAAAATTACAACAATGGTGGTCTCCTAGTCGTCAACTCCTGAAATCAATACGTCAATATCAAAAGTGGAAATCCTATGGTGGGTTACTAGGTGACTTATTCTGTGGGTGGAATGTGCTTAATTACCGATTTTGGAGTTGCGTAACTGGAGCGGATATTCCTTTAAACTGCCAAATTCAGGGGGGCTTACTTATGTTTCATCCCAATGGAATTGTGGTTGATGCTAGTGCAACAATTGGGCCTAATTGTTCGATTTTGCAAGAAGTAACTATTGTGGGCAACGTAAAAATGGGAGGTCATGTTGAGATTGGAGCTGGTGCGAAAATTATACGGCCTGTTACTATTGGGGATCATGCCAGAATAGGAGCTAATGCAGTCGTTGTTTGTGATATTCCCCCTGGTGCTACTGCTATGGGAATACCTGCTAAAGTGATTGAAAAACCTCAATCACTAGAAAATATAACTTAA
- a CDS encoding serine O-acetyltransferase, which translates to MAHKISSTEPDWEREQLKQWWSPSRQLLKSIRQYQKWKSYGGLLGDLFCAWNVLNHRFWSCVTGADIPLNCQIQGGLLMIHPNGIVIDPSATIGPNCLILQQVTIVRNVKIGGHVDIGAGAKIIRSVTIGDHAKIGANAVVVCDIPPGATAVGIPAKVIEKSQY; encoded by the coding sequence ATGGCTCATAAAATTTCTAGTACAGAACCAGATTGGGAACGGGAACAATTAAAACAATGGTGGTCTCCTAGTCGTCAACTACTAAAATCAATACGTCAATATCAAAAGTGGAAATCCTATGGGGGGTTATTGGGTGACTTATTCTGTGCGTGGAATGTGCTTAATCACCGATTTTGGAGTTGTGTAACTGGAGCGGATATTCCTTTAAACTGCCAAATTCAGGGGGGGTTACTTATGATTCACCCCAATGGAATTGTGATTGATCCTAGTGCAACAATTGGGCCTAATTGTTTGATTTTGCAACAAGTAACTATTGTGAGAAACGTAAAAATTGGAGGTCATGTTGATATTGGAGCCGGTGCGAAAATTATACGGTCTGTTACTATTGGAGATCATGCTAAAATAGGAGCCAATGCAGTCGTTGTTTGTGATATTCCCCCTGGTGCTACTGCTGTGGGAATACCTGCTAAAGTGATTGAAAAATCTCAATACTGA